In a single window of the Micromonospora inositola genome:
- a CDS encoding methylated-DNA--[protein]-cysteine S-methyltransferase, which produces MTILDSSVIDTPAGPLSILTGPDGAVRAAGFTADPAGLLPLTHPSLRGELRHRPDLGPVTAAVRSYLDGDLTAIDAVPVEQHSGGAFLTHAWQVLREVKPGEPVTYTGFAGLAGRPAAVRAAAAACARNAAALFVPCHRVLCTDGTLGGYRWGLTVKKWLLDHEQQERSVTGS; this is translated from the coding sequence ATGACCATCCTGGACAGCAGCGTCATCGACACCCCCGCCGGCCCGCTGAGCATCCTGACCGGCCCCGACGGGGCGGTCCGCGCGGCCGGTTTCACCGCCGACCCGGCCGGCCTGCTCCCGCTGACCCACCCGAGCCTGCGCGGCGAGCTGCGGCACCGGCCGGACCTGGGCCCGGTCACCGCGGCCGTCCGCTCCTACCTGGACGGCGACCTGACCGCGATCGACGCGGTGCCGGTGGAGCAGCACAGCGGGGGCGCGTTCCTGACCCACGCCTGGCAGGTGCTCCGCGAGGTGAAGCCGGGCGAGCCGGTGACGTACACCGGTTTCGCCGGGCTGGCCGGCCGCCCCGCGGCGGTCCGCGCCGCCGCGGCGGCCTGCGCCCGCAACGCCGCCGCGCTCTTCGTCCCCTGTCACCGGGTGCTGTGCACCGACGGGACCCTGGGCGGCTACCGGTGGGGGCTGACTGTGAAGAAGTGGCTGCTCGATCACGAGCAGCAGGAGCGCTCAGTGACGGGAAGCTGA